In a single window of the Rhodothermales bacterium genome:
- a CDS encoding DinB family protein has product MPTALQHPHLRLLLADAEAIRAEAERLRDTLSDAQRTWKPEPGVWSVAECFEHLRKVDKSYARKLDEAIERAGSGVADYKPSLFGRSFIHFTSPASRVKLKAPKGVRPTTAAASADADAIEQFLDQQTAVLDLIRRADGRDLNGEKFASPIASIVRFSVGEGLTLLVRHEQRHLGQAQRLTERADFPTA; this is encoded by the coding sequence ATGCCCACCGCGCTTCAGCATCCCCACCTCCGCCTCCTGCTCGCCGACGCTGAGGCCATTCGCGCCGAGGCCGAACGGCTCCGCGATACGCTCTCCGACGCACAGCGCACGTGGAAGCCTGAACCCGGCGTTTGGAGCGTCGCCGAATGCTTCGAGCACCTGAGGAAAGTGGATAAGTCCTACGCGCGCAAGTTGGACGAAGCCATCGAGCGGGCCGGATCGGGCGTGGCCGACTACAAACCTTCCCTCTTCGGACGGAGCTTTATCCACTTCACCTCGCCCGCGTCGCGCGTCAAGCTGAAAGCACCGAAGGGAGTCCGCCCCACCACGGCTGCCGCCTCCGCCGATGCCGACGCGATCGAGCAATTCCTCGACCAGCAGACAGCCGTCCTCGACCTGATTCGCCGGGCTGACGGACGCGACCTCAACGGGGAGAAGTTCGCTTCCCCCATCGCGAGCATTGTGCGGTTCTCCGTGGGCGAGGGGCTGACGCTGCTCGTCCGTCACGAGCAGCGGCACCTCGGACAGGCGCAGCGGCTGACCGAGCGCGCCGACTTCCCCACGGCTTGA
- a CDS encoding SGNH/GDSL hydrolase family protein: MTQSALTPPTDGSLRYLALGDSYTIGEAVPPEMRWPVLLADSLRARGSAVGDPEIIAQTGWTTDELSAAIDKADPQGPYDLVTLLIGVNNQYRGGNLDVYRTEFRALLRRATVFAGGKAGHVIVVSIPDWSVTPFAADDVRSPQEIGERIDAFNEVAREETALTGAHFVDITPYSRTAATDPSLVAGDGLHPSGAMYIGWAERVLPVALDALADTAR, encoded by the coding sequence ATGACCCAATCTGCTCTCACACCGCCTACCGACGGGTCCCTCCGCTACCTCGCCCTCGGCGACTCCTACACGATCGGCGAGGCCGTGCCGCCGGAGATGCGCTGGCCGGTGCTGCTCGCGGACTCGCTGCGCGCGCGCGGGTCGGCCGTCGGCGATCCTGAGATCATTGCGCAGACGGGCTGGACGACGGACGAACTCAGCGCCGCCATCGACAAGGCCGACCCGCAGGGCCCCTACGACCTCGTGACGCTCCTCATCGGCGTAAACAATCAGTATCGGGGCGGCAACCTCGACGTGTACCGCACGGAGTTCCGGGCGCTGTTGCGTCGCGCCACCGTCTTCGCGGGTGGCAAAGCCGGGCACGTCATCGTCGTGTCGATTCCAGACTGGAGCGTGACGCCGTTTGCGGCGGACGACGTACGGAGTCCGCAGGAAATCGGCGAGCGGATCGACGCCTTCAACGAGGTAGCGCGCGAGGAAACGGCGCTGACGGGCGCGCATTTCGTCGACATTACGCCCTACTCGCGCACCGCCGCCACCGACCCGTCGCTGGTAGCAGGCGACGGGCTTCACCCCTCGGGAGCGATGTACATCGGGTGGGCCGAGCGCGTGCTGCCGGTCGCGCTCGACGCGTTGGCGGACACCGCGCGCTGA
- the coaBC gene encoding bifunctional phosphopantothenoylcysteine decarboxylase/phosphopantothenate--cysteine ligase CoaBC gives MEERAHPTIDGEASRPAVPSSALSGKNILLGVTGSIAAYKAAELVRLLKKAGAEVQVLMTRDAARFIPPLTLGTLSEREVLTEIFPENEAGSWTKHVHLGLWADLFLVAPATATTLSKLAAGVCDSMLTAVALSARCPLVVAPAMDHDMMLHPATQRNLATLRADGVEVIEPEHGELASGLVGTGRLPEPATLVERVVAKLTAMDERAEVRASGALAGWRVLVTAGPTHEAVDPVRFLTNGSTGTMGYALAAAAAGRGADVTLISGPTALPTPDGVRRINVTSADEMHGAVQRHADADLVVMAAAVADYTPVEPSERKVKKGDGDLTLRLRRTPDILAALGEQKRDGQTLVGFALETHDGVEHARGKLERKNLDWIVLNHANEAGAGFGPGTNRVTVLGRDGSAAELAQMPKAAVAEAILDCVLADVPTLRTV, from the coding sequence ATGGAGGAGCGCGCGCACCCGACGATTGATGGCGAGGCTTCTCGGCCGGCCGTTCCGTCTTCCGCGCTGTCCGGCAAGAACATCCTCCTCGGCGTCACGGGATCGATCGCGGCGTACAAAGCGGCCGAGCTCGTCCGCCTGCTGAAAAAGGCCGGCGCCGAGGTGCAGGTGCTGATGACGCGGGACGCTGCCCGCTTCATCCCGCCGCTCACGCTTGGCACGCTCTCCGAGCGCGAGGTGCTGACGGAGATCTTCCCCGAGAACGAAGCCGGAAGCTGGACGAAGCACGTCCACCTCGGCCTCTGGGCCGACCTCTTCCTCGTCGCTCCGGCCACGGCGACGACGCTCTCGAAGCTCGCCGCCGGCGTCTGCGACTCGATGCTCACGGCCGTGGCCCTCTCGGCCCGCTGCCCCCTCGTCGTGGCCCCGGCGATGGACCACGACATGATGCTGCACCCGGCGACGCAGCGCAACCTCGCGACGCTCCGTGCCGACGGCGTCGAGGTGATTGAGCCCGAGCACGGCGAACTCGCGAGCGGGCTCGTCGGGACCGGGCGACTGCCGGAGCCCGCTACGCTCGTCGAGCGCGTCGTAGCAAAGCTGACGGCAATGGACGAACGCGCTGAGGTCCGGGCCTCCGGCGCGCTTGCCGGGTGGCGCGTCCTCGTCACCGCCGGGCCGACGCACGAAGCCGTCGACCCCGTCCGCTTCCTGACGAACGGCTCGACCGGCACGATGGGCTATGCTCTCGCCGCCGCCGCCGCGGGGCGGGGCGCCGACGTGACGCTCATCAGCGGTCCGACGGCCCTCCCGACGCCCGACGGCGTCCGGCGCATCAACGTGACGAGCGCCGACGAGATGCACGGCGCCGTGCAGCGCCACGCCGACGCCGACCTCGTGGTGATGGCCGCCGCCGTTGCCGATTACACGCCCGTCGAGCCGAGCGAGCGGAAGGTCAAGAAAGGTGACGGCGACCTCACGCTCCGCCTCCGTCGGACACCGGATATCCTCGCGGCCCTCGGCGAGCAGAAGCGGGACGGGCAGACGCTCGTCGGCTTCGCGCTCGAAACGCATGACGGCGTCGAGCACGCGCGCGGCAAGCTCGAACGGAAGAACCTCGACTGGATCGTGCTCAACCACGCGAACGAGGCAGGCGCCGGCTTCGGCCCCGGCACGAACCGCGTCACGGTGCTCGGGCGCGACGGCTCGGCGGCGGAGCTGGCGCAGATGCCGAAGGCGGCCGTTGCGGAAGCCATTCTCGACTGCGTGCTCGCGGACGTCCCGACGCTGCGCACCGTATGA
- a CDS encoding DNA-directed RNA polymerase subunit omega: protein MAIKTINTAELAHKIGNLYEATVILSKRARQVSTHTKAELDTKLSYFEDFGLEPTDELRPNDDQLRVSLEYERRAKPTETAIKEMLNDEIYYRNPASEEG, encoded by the coding sequence ATGGCTATCAAAACCATCAACACCGCCGAGCTAGCCCATAAAATCGGCAACCTCTACGAGGCCACGGTGATCCTCTCGAAGCGGGCCCGCCAGGTCTCGACGCACACGAAGGCCGAGCTCGACACGAAGCTCTCCTACTTCGAGGATTTCGGCCTGGAGCCGACCGACGAGCTCCGCCCGAACGACGATCAGCTCCGCGTATCGCTCGAGTACGAGCGCCGCGCCAAGCCGACCGAGACGGCGATCAAAGAGATGCTCAACGACGAGATCTACTACCGTAACCCCGCCTCGGAAGAGGGGTAA
- the gmk gene encoding guanylate kinase, whose translation MKIVALTAPSGAGKTTIARRLTEAVPQTRFSVSATTRAPRERERDGVDYFFLTEDEFRRRVEAGDFIEFETYAGHLYGTLRSELERVAAEGVALLDIDVRGALNVKRLYDADALTLFIQPPSLAALAERLKNRKTESEITLRMRLERAEQEMMYAADFDAIVVNDDLETAVVETVDRVRTFLGG comes from the coding sequence ATGAAAATCGTCGCTCTCACCGCTCCGAGCGGAGCCGGAAAAACCACGATCGCGCGCCGCCTCACCGAGGCCGTGCCGCAGACGCGGTTCTCCGTCTCGGCCACAACGCGCGCCCCGCGCGAGCGCGAGCGTGATGGTGTGGACTACTTCTTCCTCACCGAGGACGAGTTCCGACGCCGCGTCGAGGCGGGGGACTTCATCGAGTTCGAGACCTACGCCGGGCACCTCTACGGCACGCTCCGCAGCGAGCTCGAACGCGTCGCCGCCGAAGGCGTCGCCCTGCTCGACATCGACGTGCGCGGTGCGCTCAACGTCAAGCGTCTCTACGACGCCGACGCGCTCACGCTCTTCATCCAGCCCCCGTCGCTCGCCGCTCTCGCCGAACGACTGAAAAACCGCAAGACGGAGAGCGAGATCACGCTGCGGATGCGGCTAGAGCGCGCCGAGCAAGAGATGATGTACGCGGCCGACTTCGACGCTATTGTCGTGAATGATGACCTCGAAACGGCCGTCGTCGAAACCGTGGACCGAGTCCGCACGTTTCTCGGCGGCTGA
- a CDS encoding YicC/YloC family endoribonuclease, translating to MIYSMTGFGRGAASAEGADVTVELRSVNSRYCEVTIRAPRSLAEHEAEIQNRAKDVLDRGKVNVSVQVQRAAGTAPLRVDVAAAAAYRRLLDEVRTAAGITEPVGIEHILKYPDVLVATGEGDETEGVWEATQAALTDALDAMQAMRRQEGEALAADLRARLDAIEAELDAVEANAPARIEAARAALHERIADLLGDERLDRDRLELEIALLADKLDVNEECVRLRSHLALFRDALAAAEPVGRRLNFLAQEFNREINTIASKANDPGIAHRAVTMKEELEKIREQVQNVV from the coding sequence ATGATCTACTCGATGACCGGCTTCGGACGCGGCGCGGCGAGTGCCGAAGGCGCCGACGTGACCGTCGAGCTTCGCTCCGTCAACAGCCGGTACTGCGAGGTCACGATCCGCGCTCCGCGCAGCCTCGCCGAGCATGAGGCCGAGATCCAGAATCGGGCGAAGGACGTGCTCGACCGGGGGAAGGTGAACGTGAGCGTGCAGGTGCAGCGCGCCGCTGGGACCGCCCCGCTCCGTGTCGATGTCGCCGCTGCGGCGGCCTACCGCCGTCTGCTCGACGAAGTCCGCACGGCAGCGGGCATCACGGAGCCGGTCGGGATCGAACACATTCTCAAGTACCCCGACGTCCTCGTGGCGACGGGAGAAGGCGATGAGACCGAAGGCGTCTGGGAAGCGACGCAGGCTGCGCTCACCGACGCGCTCGACGCGATGCAGGCGATGCGGCGGCAGGAGGGCGAGGCGCTCGCCGCCGACCTCCGCGCCCGGCTCGACGCGATCGAGGCCGAACTCGACGCCGTTGAGGCCAACGCCCCCGCCCGCATCGAAGCGGCCCGCGCCGCGCTCCACGAGCGCATCGCCGACCTCCTCGGCGACGAACGCCTGGACCGCGACCGGCTGGAGTTGGAGATCGCGCTCCTCGCCGACAAGCTCGACGTGAACGAGGAGTGCGTCCGCCTCCGCTCCCACCTCGCCCTCTTCCGCGACGCGCTCGCCGCCGCCGAGCCCGTCGGCCGCCGCCTCAACTTCCTCGCGCAGGAGTTCAACCGCGAGATCAACACGATCGCGTCGAAAGCCAACGACCCCGGCATCGCGCACCGCGCCGTGACGATGAAGGAGGAGCTGGAGAAAATCCGCGAGCAAGTCCAGAACGTCGTGTAG
- the frr gene encoding ribosome recycling factor — MIDATLKQILADARQHMHKSLEHLAHEFNHIRTGRANASMVDEVRVDAYGQQMPLNQVASVSAPQSDLLVIQPWDKSTLPQIERAIMAANLGLNPTNDGSLIRISIPPLTEERRKELAKAARAQGEDAKIAIRNVRRASKDEIKKAADAESLSEDMRYESEERLQTLTDEYVGKVDEMLAKKETDIMAV; from the coding sequence ATGATCGACGCTACCCTCAAGCAGATCCTCGCCGACGCGCGCCAGCACATGCACAAGTCGCTGGAGCACCTCGCCCACGAGTTCAACCACATTCGCACCGGGCGCGCGAATGCGAGCATGGTGGACGAGGTCCGCGTGGACGCCTACGGCCAGCAGATGCCGCTGAACCAGGTCGCGAGCGTGAGCGCGCCGCAGAGCGACCTCCTCGTGATCCAGCCGTGGGACAAGAGCACGCTCCCGCAGATCGAGCGGGCCATCATGGCCGCCAACCTCGGACTGAACCCGACGAACGACGGCTCCCTCATCCGCATCTCGATCCCGCCGCTCACCGAGGAACGCCGGAAGGAGCTCGCGAAGGCGGCCCGTGCGCAGGGCGAGGACGCGAAGATCGCGATCCGCAACGTCCGCCGCGCCTCGAAGGACGAGATCAAAAAGGCCGCCGACGCCGAGAGCCTCAGCGAGGACATGCGCTACGAGAGCGAGGAGCGCCTGCAGACGCTCACCGACGAGTACGTCGGCAAGGTGGACGAGATGCTGGCCAAGAAGGAAACCGACATCATGGCGGTGTAG
- the pyrH gene encoding UMP kinase, which produces MAASPSSLRYRRVLIKLSGESLLGEKEFGIDPAVLDRYAEELKEAHEAGAEIALVIGGGNIFRGVSPEGSAVSSRAHADYMGMLATMINAMALQDALEQKGVFTRLMSAIEMDEIAEPFIRRRAIRHLEKGRVVIFGAGTGNPYFTTDTAASLRAAEVDAEIVLKGTRVDGVFTADPEKDPDARRFATISGMEVVRRNLKVMDLTAVTLCQESGLPILIFNMDKPGTLLRIIHGEPAGTLVQWNENESTYADELRTPASNPIATS; this is translated from the coding sequence ATGGCTGCGTCCCCGTCCTCTCTCCGCTACCGCCGCGTCCTCATCAAGCTCAGCGGCGAGTCGCTCCTCGGTGAGAAGGAGTTTGGCATCGACCCCGCCGTGCTCGACCGCTACGCCGAGGAGCTGAAGGAGGCGCACGAGGCCGGGGCCGAGATCGCCCTCGTCATCGGCGGCGGCAACATCTTTCGCGGCGTCTCGCCCGAAGGCTCCGCCGTCTCGTCGCGCGCTCACGCCGACTACATGGGCATGCTCGCGACGATGATCAACGCGATGGCGTTGCAGGACGCGCTCGAACAGAAGGGCGTGTTCACCCGGCTGATGTCCGCCATCGAGATGGACGAGATCGCCGAGCCGTTCATCCGCCGCCGCGCGATCCGCCACCTCGAAAAGGGCCGCGTGGTCATCTTCGGGGCGGGCACGGGCAACCCATACTTCACGACCGACACCGCCGCGAGCCTCCGCGCCGCCGAGGTCGACGCCGAGATCGTGCTGAAGGGGACGCGCGTGGACGGTGTGTTCACCGCTGACCCCGAGAAGGACCCCGATGCCCGGCGCTTCGCCACGATCAGCGGGATGGAGGTCGTCCGCCGCAACCTCAAGGTGATGGACCTCACGGCGGTCACGCTCTGCCAAGAATCCGGCCTGCCTATTCTCATCTTCAACATGGACAAGCCGGGGACGCTGCTGCGCATCATCCACGGCGAGCCGGCGGGCACGCTCGTGCAGTGGAACGAGAACGAGAGCACCTACGCCGACGAACTCCGCACCCCCGCCTCGAACCCTATCGCTACGTCATGA
- the tsf gene encoding translation elongation factor Ts has translation MSTISAKDVKRLRDTTGVGMMDCKKALQEANGDFEAAIELLRKKGQKVADNRAEREASEGVITTAATDDHAVSVIAEVNSETDFVARNEEFTSYADRITALILRERPADLDALRALDFEGGRTIGESITDMTGKIGEKIEVSRFAILEAGDGNQIVTYIHPGAKLGVLVEMKGEGDAAEAGRDVAMQVAAMNPVAANRDEVPEEVKQKELEIGREAARNEGKPDHILDRIAQGKLERYYKDNVLVDQPFVKDSSMTVEEMLKKSGFEIVRYVRYALGS, from the coding sequence ATGAGCACGATTTCCGCCAAAGACGTCAAGCGCCTCCGCGACACCACCGGCGTCGGGATGATGGACTGCAAGAAGGCCCTTCAGGAAGCCAACGGCGACTTCGAGGCCGCCATCGAACTCCTCCGCAAGAAGGGCCAGAAGGTGGCCGACAACCGCGCCGAGCGCGAGGCTTCCGAAGGCGTCATCACGACGGCCGCCACCGATGACCATGCCGTCAGCGTGATCGCCGAGGTCAACTCCGAGACCGACTTCGTCGCCCGCAACGAGGAGTTCACCAGCTACGCCGACCGCATCACCGCGCTCATCCTCCGCGAGCGCCCCGCCGACCTCGACGCCCTCCGCGCGCTCGACTTCGAAGGCGGCCGTACCATCGGTGAGTCCATCACCGACATGACGGGCAAGATCGGCGAGAAGATCGAAGTCAGCCGGTTCGCCATCCTCGAAGCCGGCGACGGCAACCAGATCGTGACCTACATCCACCCCGGTGCCAAACTCGGCGTGCTCGTCGAGATGAAGGGCGAGGGCGATGCCGCCGAGGCCGGCCGCGACGTGGCGATGCAGGTGGCCGCGATGAACCCGGTCGCTGCGAACCGCGACGAGGTGCCCGAAGAGGTCAAGCAGAAGGAGCTCGAGATCGGCCGCGAGGCCGCCCGCAACGAGGGCAAGCCCGACCACATCCTCGACCGGATCGCGCAAGGCAAGCTGGAGCGGTACTACAAAGACAACGTGCTCGTCGACCAGCCCTTCGTCAAGGACTCCTCGATGACCGTCGAGGAGATGCTGAAGAAGAGCGGGTTCGAGATCGTCCGCTACGTCCGCTACGCCCTCGGCAGCTAA
- the rpsB gene encoding 30S ribosomal protein S2 produces the protein MAQASIEDMLRAGSHFGHLTSRWNPKMAPYIFMERNGIHIIDLKQSKAMLDEAAEAAGRIAGKGRKILFVGTKKQAQEIVKTEAERAGMPYVTERWLGGMLTNFQTIRRSIRRMEQLAREEQDGTFSQLKKKERLTRSREREKLEKTLGGIADMGRLPNALFVVDTNREHIAVQEARKLDIPVFALLDTNCDPDLVDYGIPANDDAMKSIQVVTRAIADAIAEGSRAGEMEREAQKAEQDKRQQEAETQKAEAEAAEG, from the coding sequence ATGGCACAAGCGTCAATCGAAGACATGTTGCGCGCGGGGTCCCACTTCGGGCACCTCACCAGCCGTTGGAACCCGAAGATGGCCCCCTACATCTTCATGGAGCGCAACGGCATCCACATCATCGACCTCAAGCAGTCGAAGGCGATGCTCGACGAGGCCGCCGAGGCCGCCGGGCGCATCGCCGGGAAGGGCCGGAAGATCCTCTTCGTCGGCACGAAGAAGCAGGCGCAGGAGATCGTGAAGACCGAGGCCGAGCGCGCCGGGATGCCCTACGTCACCGAGCGGTGGCTCGGCGGCATGCTCACCAACTTCCAGACGATCCGCCGCTCGATCCGCCGCATGGAGCAGCTCGCCCGCGAAGAGCAGGACGGCACGTTCTCCCAGCTTAAGAAGAAGGAGCGTCTGACGCGGTCCCGCGAGCGCGAGAAGCTCGAGAAGACGCTCGGCGGCATCGCCGACATGGGCCGCCTCCCGAACGCCCTCTTCGTCGTCGACACCAACCGCGAGCACATCGCGGTCCAGGAAGCGCGCAAGCTCGACATCCCCGTCTTCGCCCTCCTCGACACCAACTGCGACCCCGACCTCGTCGACTACGGCATCCCTGCCAACGACGACGCGATGAAGTCCATCCAGGTCGTGACCCGCGCGATCGCCGACGCGATTGCCGAGGGCTCGCGCGCCGGCGAGATGGAGCGCGAGGCGCAGAAGGCCGAGCAGGACAAGCGCCAGCAGGAAGCCGAAACGCAGAAGGCCGAAGCCGAAGCCGCCGAGGGCTGA
- the rpsI gene encoding 30S ribosomal protein S9 — translation MALTQYQAIGRRKTATARVYLRPGSGEIVINKKPLATYLPTEARQRALRAPFTVTGTDGQFDVLVNAKGGGLTGQAEATQLGIARALLEYNEELRKPLRDAGLLTRDPRMVERKKYGQPKARKRFQFSKR, via the coding sequence ATGGCATTGACCCAGTATCAGGCGATCGGCCGGCGTAAGACCGCCACGGCGCGCGTCTACCTCCGCCCCGGCAGCGGCGAGATCGTCATCAACAAGAAGCCGCTCGCGACCTACCTCCCGACCGAGGCGCGGCAGCGCGCCCTCCGCGCGCCGTTCACGGTGACGGGCACGGACGGCCAGTTCGACGTGCTCGTGAACGCGAAGGGCGGCGGCCTCACCGGCCAGGCCGAGGCCACGCAGCTCGGCATCGCCCGCGCCCTCCTCGAGTACAACGAGGAGCTCCGCAAGCCGCTCCGCGACGCCGGCCTTCTGACGCGCGACCCGCGCATGGTCGAGCGCAAGAAGTACGGGCAGCCCAAGGCGCGCAAACGCTTCCAGTTCTCGAAGCGGTAA
- the rplM gene encoding 50S ribosomal protein L13, producing MDHNSFKTVPAKVNEIDQQWHVVDAQNQVVGRLAARVAAILRGKHKPSYTPHLDTGDFVVVVNAEKARFTGKKETDKEYFSHSGYPGGVSTATPREMRAKKPTFIIENAVKGMLPHNRLGRAMAKKLKVYAGSEHPHEAQSPQPLEL from the coding sequence ATGGACCACAACAGCTTCAAGACCGTCCCCGCCAAGGTCAACGAGATCGACCAGCAGTGGCACGTCGTCGACGCCCAGAACCAAGTCGTCGGGCGGCTCGCCGCGCGCGTGGCCGCGATTCTGCGCGGCAAGCACAAGCCGTCGTACACGCCGCACCTCGACACGGGCGACTTCGTCGTCGTCGTGAACGCGGAGAAGGCGCGGTTCACCGGGAAGAAGGAGACGGACAAGGAGTACTTCAGCCACAGCGGCTACCCCGGCGGCGTCTCCACGGCCACGCCGCGCGAGATGCGCGCGAAGAAGCCGACGTTCATCATCGAGAACGCGGTGAAGGGCATGCTGCCCCACAACCGTCTCGGCCGCGCGATGGCGAAGAAGCTCAAGGTCTACGCCGGGTCCGAGCACCCGCACGAGGCCCAGAGCCCCCAGCCGCTCGAACTCTAA
- a CDS encoding sigma-70 family RNA polymerase sigma factor, with product MPLKATMRSLDEVAAHLPFHVDDLDAANAAFQRWQETGRAEDLELVELWTYCYTRRYFIAKFLRDSVHGPTALDQLVGKAFTKARNNLENVRQPERFANWVSVICRHTFLNFLRRYRGEHAVLDEARLPAPPRPEHFEHDRRTTRRAVEHAIGRLPPSLQEVARLKFLEDRPYEYIVEATGRPAASVRSYVNKAVVRLREDPELLALLHEFQT from the coding sequence ATGCCGCTCAAGGCCACCATGCGCTCGCTGGACGAGGTCGCCGCCCACCTCCCCTTCCACGTCGATGACCTGGACGCAGCGAACGCGGCCTTCCAGCGCTGGCAGGAGACCGGGCGCGCCGAAGACCTCGAACTCGTCGAGCTCTGGACGTACTGCTACACCCGGCGTTACTTCATCGCAAAGTTCCTGCGGGATAGCGTCCACGGCCCCACAGCCCTCGACCAGCTCGTCGGCAAGGCGTTCACGAAGGCGCGGAATAATCTGGAGAACGTGCGGCAGCCCGAGCGTTTCGCGAACTGGGTCAGCGTGATCTGTCGCCACACGTTCCTCAACTTCCTCCGCCGCTACCGCGGCGAGCACGCCGTCCTCGACGAAGCGCGCCTCCCCGCTCCCCCGAGGCCCGAGCACTTCGAGCACGACCGCCGCACCACCCGCCGCGCCGTCGAGCACGCCATCGGACGCCTCCCGCCATCGCTGCAGGAGGTGGCTCGTCTGAAGTTTCTGGAGGACCGCCCGTACGAGTACATCGTCGAGGCGACGGGCCGGCCCGCAGCGTCGGTGCGGTCGTACGTCAACAAAGCCGTCGTCCGGCTCCGCGAAGACCCGGAGTTGCTCGCGCTGCTTCACGAGTTCCAGACGTAA
- the dnaN gene encoding DNA polymerase III subunit beta codes for MKFTVSSADLQKALTAVNGAVPSKSTLPILECVLFEKEGDTLRLAATDLEISIVQRLHVQFESNGASDGPTERVAVPAKRLLDTLRALPALPITFSSDGDFQVELTTDQGRYKMVGFDGADYPALPSLEGEREIETAGGLVKRAISKTGFAVSKDALRPAMMGIYFQIRPEHSRVVATDGHRLVKLVLDAMSAEEPLDFVVPEKALSLTARVAGDEACTIRVGGGYVGFDFGDVQVMGRMIDEQYPNYEAVIPVENDKRLSVSRDALLNAVRRVALYSSSMTHQIRLKMEPNQLTISAEDIERASEAKERVLCEYEGPAMEIGFNSVYLTEVLSNVGGEDVVFEFSSPNRAGVVTPAEQADGEDMLMLIMPVMLNTYA; via the coding sequence ATGAAGTTCACCGTCTCCAGCGCCGATCTGCAGAAGGCGCTCACCGCCGTCAACGGAGCCGTCCCGAGCAAGAGCACGCTCCCCATCCTCGAATGCGTCCTCTTCGAGAAGGAGGGCGACACGCTCCGCCTCGCCGCGACCGACCTCGAGATCTCGATCGTCCAGCGCCTCCACGTGCAGTTCGAGTCGAACGGCGCGTCCGACGGCCCGACCGAGCGCGTGGCTGTCCCCGCGAAACGACTGCTCGACACGCTGCGCGCCCTCCCGGCGCTCCCCATCACCTTCTCCTCCGACGGCGATTTCCAGGTGGAGCTGACGACAGATCAGGGCCGCTACAAGATGGTCGGCTTCGACGGCGCGGACTACCCGGCGCTCCCGTCGCTCGAAGGCGAGCGCGAGATCGAAACGGCTGGAGGGCTCGTCAAGCGCGCCATCAGCAAGACCGGCTTCGCCGTCTCGAAAGACGCCCTCCGCCCGGCGATGATGGGGATCTACTTCCAGATCCGCCCCGAGCACAGCCGCGTCGTCGCCACCGACGGCCACCGGCTCGTGAAGCTCGTGCTCGATGCGATGTCGGCCGAAGAGCCGCTCGACTTCGTGGTGCCGGAGAAGGCGCTGAGCCTGACCGCCCGCGTGGCCGGCGACGAGGCGTGCACGATCCGCGTCGGCGGCGGCTACGTCGGCTTCGACTTCGGCGACGTGCAAGTGATGGGGCGGATGATCGACGAGCAGTACCCGAACTACGAAGCCGTCATCCCGGTCGAGAACGACAAGCGGCTGAGCGTGAGCCGCGACGCGCTCCTCAACGCCGTCCGCCGTGTCGCGCTCTACTCGTCGTCGATGACGCACCAGATCCGGCTGAAGATGGAGCCGAACCAGCTCACGATCTCGGCCGAGGACATCGAGCGGGCGAGCGAGGCGAAGGAGCGCGTGCTCTGCGAGTACGAGGGGCCGGCGATGGAGATCGGCTTCAACTCGGTCTACCTCACTGAAGTCCTCTCGAACGTCGGCGGCGAAGACGTCGTGTTCGAGTTCTCGTCGCCGAACCGCGCCGGCGTCGTGACGCCCGCCGAGCAGGCCGACGGCGAGGACATGCTGATGCTCATCATGCCGGTGATGCTCAACACGTACGCGTAA